The Arthrobacter sp. OAP107 DNA segment TCGTCCCTGAATCTACACGAGTAGATAAAGTGGCGCAAGCAATATTTCCTTGCCGCTGGTTGCCCGTTTCTTTCCAGCGCTGCAATCGTTGACTCGAGTAGATTTCGATGCGAGACTGTGGCGCAGACATGTGCGGGTGCCGGAAAATCGGTGCCGCCCGGGATCCTGAAAGGCAGGAACAATGGCGTTTTCAATCGGAGTAGTCGGCGTAGGGCAGTTCGGTGGCCAGTTTGCCCATCTCTTCAACCTCCACCCCGGGGTCAGTGAGGTCTTCGTCGTGGACGAGCGGGCCGGCCGTGCGGCCGGGGCGGTTGCCCAGTACGACCTTGCGGGCTCCATCGGCACCTTCGATGAGCTGCTGGCGTCCGACATCGACGCCGTCGCCATCTTCACGCAGCGGTGGACACACGGACCGCTGGTGGAACGGGCGCTCCGGGCCGGAAAGCACGTCTACTCGGCCGTTCCCATGGCCGTCACCGAGGACGAGATTGCAAAGATCATCGACGCCGTCCGCGAGACCCGCAACGTCTACATGATGGGTGAAACCAGCTATTACAACCCGGCCACGGTCTATGCGCGCGAGCAGCACGCAGCCGGCCGGTTCGGGCGGGTGTTCTACGCGGAAGGCGACTATGTCCACGACATGGACCTGGGCTTCTACGACGCCTACCAGTACAGCGGCGGGGAGCGCTGGAAGGAAACCGCCAGCTACCCGCCCATGCTGTACCCGACCCACGCGATCGGCGGCGTCCTCGGCGCCCTGCCGGCGCACGCCGTCAGCGTCAGCTGCGTCGGTGTGAAAGATGACCGCCAGGACGGGGTGTTCGACAAGGACATCAGCATGTTCGGGAACGACTTCTCCAACGCCACGGCCCTTTTTGAGCTGAACGACGGCGGTGCCATGCGGACCAACGAGATGCGCCGGGTGGGCTACCCCTCGCACATCCGGGAGTCCCGCTTCCGGTTCTTCGGTACCGAAGCCAGCTTCGAGCAGCTGGCCAAGGTGACGGTGTGGCAGGACAAGACCAACGTCCACGACATCTCGGAGCAGATGGAGTCCCGGCCCAGCGTGCCGCTGGACGATCCGTCGCTCGCCAATGTGGCGCCGGAACTCCGGGACGCCTTCGTGTCCGGACTGGCGCCGGTGCATGACAGCGGTAGGCTGCCCGATGAGTTCCGCGGCGCCCCCAACGGCCATGAAGGCAGCCACCAGTTCCTTGTGGACGACTTCGTCACGGCCGTGAATACGGGCTCGCTGCCGCCGGTCAATGCATGGACGGCCGCGCGCTACACCCTGCCTGGCATCGTGGCCCACGAATCCGCCCGGCGCAACGGCGAACGCCTTCCCATCCGCGACTTCGGCGATGCTCCGGCCGCGCTCTAGGCCGTGCTGTAGCTAGCATGGACACTATGACCATTCCGGCAGTGCCCGCCCCGCGGACCCAGGTGACCCGCAAGGACGTTGCCCGGTACGCCGGGGTGAGCACCGCCGTCGTCAGCTACGTGGTGAATGGCGGGCCCAAGAAGGTGGCGCCCGCCACCCAGGCGAAGGTCCAGGAGGCCATCCGGCAGCTGGGCTACCGCCCCAACGCGGCTGCGCGGGCCCTGAAACTGGGGTCCAGCGAAACGATCGGTTTGGTCATTCCGGACAACAGCAACCCGTTCTTCTCGATGCTGGCCCACGCCGTGGAGGACGCGGCAGGGGCGCTCGGATACGCCCTGGTGCTGACCAACTCGGACGGCGACCTGGCCAAAGAGCGCCGGAACATCCGGAACCTGGCCGCCCGGCAGGTGGACGGGGTGGTACTGGCCAGCGTCCTGTTCGAGCCGGACCTGGCCGATCTGGAGACCGCCGAGATCCCCTCAGTGCTCCTGAGCCACAGCGGGAGTTCGGCGGGGGTCACTACGGTGGGTGTGGACCTGGCCAAGGGGGCGCGCACCGCCGTCGAGCATTTGATCGGCCATGGCCACACCAATATCGGCCTGGCCATGGGCACCACAACGGGCAACGAAGCGGATGCCCGCGAGGAGGGCTGGGTGCAGGCGCTCAGGGACG contains these protein-coding regions:
- a CDS encoding Gfo/Idh/MocA family oxidoreductase is translated as MAFSIGVVGVGQFGGQFAHLFNLHPGVSEVFVVDERAGRAAGAVAQYDLAGSIGTFDELLASDIDAVAIFTQRWTHGPLVERALRAGKHVYSAVPMAVTEDEIAKIIDAVRETRNVYMMGETSYYNPATVYAREQHAAGRFGRVFYAEGDYVHDMDLGFYDAYQYSGGERWKETASYPPMLYPTHAIGGVLGALPAHAVSVSCVGVKDDRQDGVFDKDISMFGNDFSNATALFELNDGGAMRTNEMRRVGYPSHIRESRFRFFGTEASFEQLAKVTVWQDKTNVHDISEQMESRPSVPLDDPSLANVAPELRDAFVSGLAPVHDSGRLPDEFRGAPNGHEGSHQFLVDDFVTAVNTGSLPPVNAWTAARYTLPGIVAHESARRNGERLPIRDFGDAPAAL
- a CDS encoding LacI family DNA-binding transcriptional regulator, which produces MDTMTIPAVPAPRTQVTRKDVARYAGVSTAVVSYVVNGGPKKVAPATQAKVQEAIRQLGYRPNAAARALKLGSSETIGLVIPDNSNPFFSMLAHAVEDAAGALGYALVLTNSDGDLAKERRNIRNLAARQVDGVVLASVLFEPDLADLETAEIPSVLLSHSGSSAGVTTVGVDLAKGARTAVEHLIGHGHTNIGLAMGTTTGNEADAREEGWVQALRDAGLPEGPIARSAFTRVGGYAAGKRFLASGHRPTAVFASSDMQAIGILRAFHEAGLSVPEDIALVSFDGSEDAEYAWPMLTTVEQPVRDMAEAAVRALVGADRGEPARHRVFPTKLLVRQSCGCP